The DNA sequence GTTTTTATTTTGGTACTGATTGAATCCAAAGGAAACCTGGGAATGGTTTTCGGTACCATTCTTTCTGCGGACAAATGGAAGCTCGTTGGTGGATTGCTCGGCGCTTCGTTTGTTACAAGCCTTGTGATCATCGCCCCAAAAATTGGCATGACCTCCACACTTACCCTCGTTATTGCAGGGCAGATTATTTTAGCGATGATCCTCGATCATTTCGGCTGGCTCGGTATGCACCAGCAACCCATCAGCTGGATGAAGATCATTGGTGTGATGATTATGGTTGTGGGCGTTTATATTGTACAAACAAATTAAACGGACTTACTGAAGGACCAGCAAATGCCCTTTAGCACGCGTTACGGCGGTGTATCGCCACCGCATAATATCTTGCACCTCTTGCATATAGGTGGAGCCCTGAAAGTCCACAAAGACGAATTCCCATTCGCCCCCCTGGGCTTTGTGCCCTGTAATGGCATAGCCATATTTGAGCCTGAGGGCATTGAAATAGGGGTCTTCGGCAAGCATTTCATTGAATTTTTTTGTTCCCGGTTTGAGTTTCGGGTGACGATTTCTAAAGTACTGATATAGCGCTTTACGTTCATTGGAAGTGATGTCGCGATGGGGGCTATTGAGTAAACTTTCCATCATTTTACATTCAATTTCCACCTTATCACCATCGTTATCCTGCACCTCAATCACCACATCCCTGAACTGTAAGGGGACTTTTTCCTTGCTCCATTGCTTGGATTTGGCCTCATAGACATCAACCATTACGGGATCAATGGGAAATTCCGTTTCATCCTCAATGGACAATACCGTTGCAAAATCCCCGTTGAGCAGCTCCACCTCATGCGAATAATTATTGGAGGAAAACATCAGTCGGTCACCAACTTGCAGTTCGGTAGCGCCAGGAAATAACCGTTGTCTTATCTGCTGATTATAATGCATCGCTAAGCGATTCGAAAAAGTCACCACAATGACCTCTTCAAGGCCTGCTTTATTGACCGCCCGTTCAAAATATTCCACAAGTCGTTCTTTTCGTGCGCGGTGAATATCCGCCTTATCGAAATTAAAATAAGGCATTGGCTGATCTTTCAGCATTGAATTCCGCAGATTGGTGGCATATTCAAGGATTCCGCTGTCTTTACCCTGCCGCACCACCTCTGTCAGCTGAAAACTCTCGCAGTTGAGGTCGTATTTCTCCTTCAGGTAATCCTCCACCAAGGCATAAGAAATCCCTGCGCCCACAGGCGGCAACTGCCCGGGATCGCCCACAAAAAGGATTTTTCGGCGACATTTAGCTTCTTCAGGACTCTGATGTGCGAATTTCACCAGATCTTTCAGTAAACTCCCTGAACCAAACTGATACATCTCGCCTTCAGAAGGCAAATCATTGACCATCGAGGCTTCATCAACAATATAAATCGCATTACCCACATCGTCATTAAAGCGGATCTTATAATGATACTTCACATTGCCCAGTCGCTTGTTCTTTTTTCCGCCTCGCTGTTCCTCCATTTCTGAGAAAGAGTAAATCGATTTATGAATCGTGTAGGCAGATTGCTTGGCTTTGGAGCTGAGCACCTTGGAGGCCCGGCCAGTGGGGGCCATCAGTCGATACTCCCGTTCCTGATCGTCCAGCCACTCGAGCAAATGTTGTACTAAAAAGGTTTTCCCTGTTCCAGCATATCCGCGCAAAATCATGACATCAACATTTTTTGACTTCACAAATGCTTTGAATTTATCAAAGAATTCCCCTTGTCCCGCCGTTAATGTCAATGTTTTCATAATGCTTTGTTTTGTGGATAAGCTGATCAATTAATTTATTTTTCCTCCTTGAATTTCCGAAAATTCAAAGATAGGGGATGTTGTGTTGATAAGTAATGTTTATTGCTATTTTCAAAAGGGCGAAAATCAAAACAAGCAGGCGGCTTATCCACTGCCGGATAAGTTACCCACTTCATTATCAACATATCCACAATCATTATAAATATCTAATAATTGTATTATTTTCAAAAACCTTCTACCTACTCAGGAGTATTACAGGAGAACCAAATATATAAATATCATGGGAATACTTAGTTGGATTATTTTCGGACTAATTGCAGGGATCCTTGCTAAAGTTATTATGCCGGGTGCCGATCCAGGAGGATTCATCGTTACCATCATCATTGGAATTGTAGGCGCAGTGGTAGGTGGTTTTATTGGTTCATTACTTGGCTTTGGTGGGGTAGATGGTTTCAATATTGGTTCTTTCCTCATTGCTATATTTGGAGGGATCGTCGTTCTGTTCATTTATCGAAAAGTACGAGCCTGACCCCAGTAAAAAGCATAAAAAAACCAACTGTTCCACGTAGTTTCACGATCAGTTGGTTTTTTTTATTTTAGGGATTTTCAACCCTTTAAAAATGTTTCACGACGTTTCACACTATTGCTGATAATATACGCGTTTTACCCGTGAGCTGATTAAACTCAGGAGTTCATAGGGAATTGTGTTGGCCTGTTCAGCCAAAGCAAGAAGGCGTTCACGGTCATCAAAAATAATGACCTCATCACCCACCTCCGCTTTCAGCGATCCTAAATCTACCATCGCCATATCCATACAAATATTTCCAATAATGGGTACTTCCTCTCCATTGATTTTCACCCTGCATTTTCCGTTGCCCAATGCCCGCAGGAAACCATCGGCATAACCTATGGCAATAGTGGCAATAGTGGTCGGTTTTTTCACTTTTCCCCGACGGGAATAACCTACTGTTTCTTGTGCAGAAATATGTTTTATCTGAGATATAAATGTTTTTAGCTTTGCCGGCAATTTAACCGCCTCAGGCGCGATTCCACTTACTTCAATACCGTGTAAACCAATACCCAGCCGAACCATATCAAAGTGGTATTCTGGGAAGCGAATGATCCCTGCGGAATTACACAGATAGGCGATAGGATTGATCTGAAGACTGTTTTTAAGCACCTTTACTGCCTGCTGGAAACGATTGGCCTGTTCATGTGAGAAATCATTAAACTCTGCTTCATCCGCCCCAACAAAATGACTAAATATACCCTGCACCCTCATCTGCGGATACGATTTCAACAGTGCGATGACCTCAGGGAGTTCCTCAGGAACAAAGCCCAACCGGTGCATTCCGGTGTCAATTTTCAAATGAATTTTCGCTTCTTTTTGCTGTGCCTGAAGGTACTGCCCGAAGGCTTTCAGCTGGGAAAATTCAAAAATCTCCGGTTCAAGCCCATGTTTTATCAGGGCTTCGAAAGCATCGGGGTGGGAGTTCATCACCATAATTGGCAGGTGAATTCCATTTTCCCGCAATTCGACCCCTTCATCCGGGAAGGCCACCCCAAGGTAATCCACCTGATGATACTGCAGCAGCTGCGCCACCTCAAGGTTTCCGCTGCCATAAGCGAAAGCTTTTACCATCACCATCATTTTGGTATTTCCTGTCAGCTTTGATCGATAAAAGTTCAGGTTTTCAGCCATCACATCCAGATCAAGCTCCAGGCGAGTTCCATGCACTTTGGCTTCCAAAGAACGCACTACCCGCTCAAAACCAAATTTACGCGCCCCTTTTATCAAGATGAGGGAGGACTGCCATTGGTGCGGATCAAAGTGCTCCAGCAATTGCGTGGTGGACTGAAAAAACTGGGCATTGAACCCCTTAAAAACAGATTGATGAGCCACAATACTGGGCCCTACGGCAATAAAATCATGAAGCCCCCTGCTTGCGAGCATCTTGGCAACCTCCTGATACAGTGCTTCGTCAGACAACCCTGATTGTGCAATATCCGATAAAATGACACGCTTGGTTTCCTTCTGATGCAACTGTACCAAATGGTCAAGCGCAATCTCCAGACCGAGCAAATCGTTATTATAAGTGTCGTCAATCAAATAGTTGTCATGACTTCCCCGCTTGAGTTCCAGCCGCATCGAAGGTGCTTTGAGGTGCTTCACCGCCTGCTGAATTTCAGTTGGATGAAACCCCCAGTGCAGGAGGCAGGTAACGACGTGAAGGGCGTTCTCAATAGAAGCCTCATGACCAAAGGGCAGACTGATCACCGACCGGTCCGTCAATTGAACCTCGCAGCTGTCCGTGCTTTTTTTCAGCAACCGATAGCCACATTTCCCCGCTCCATTCAGCGACCAGCTTAAATGCTTTTTCTCTGGGTAGGCCTTCTGTATTTCTTCCCGAACCACAACATGATCCGCACAATAAACCAGCGTTTCGGTATTCCTGAACAATCGTAATTTTTCACGGACCTTTTCCTCCTGGCTCACAAAACCCTCCGCATGTGCGCTGCCAATATTGGTGAAAATCCCTACCGTAGGCTGAATCATTTTTTCAAGATGCGCCATCTCTTTCCGCTCTGAAATGCCTGCTTCAAAAACACCCACTTCATGACGCGGCTGCAGCCCCCAAACAGATAAAGGAACCCCCACCTGGGAGTTATAACTCTTCGGATTGGCACACACCACATATTTTTGGGATAAGGCCGATTGCAGCCATTCTTTGACGATCGTCTTGCCATTACTGCCCGTAATTCCCACCACAGGAATGGTGAACAGGGACCGGTGGTAACTGACCAACGACTGCAACGCCCGCAGGGTATTTTCAACCGTCAAAATATTAGCTTGAGGAAACAAAGCAGGGTCAAGGTTAAAACCTTTTTGTATCACCAGCTGGCGAACACCCGCCTGGTACAACTCTTCCAGATAATCATGACCGTTATGCCGCGGCCCTGCCAATGCAAAAAATATTGCCCCCTGACTGATGACCGGTTTCCGGCTGTCGATCAATAACGCTTCTACAGGTCTGTCTGCTGATAATTGCAGCACCTGCCCTCCAACCACTTTGGATAATTGACTAAACTTCATAAAATGTTGCTCTTTTACACCACCATCAAAGGCAGAAGAACAAGGTACAAAAAGCCCTCTTTTTATCCGCTATATTTTAATGGTTGCCCTTGTTATTTTTATGGTTATCCACTGAAAAGCGCTTGCAGGTGGTCTTCCGTTTCACTTGAGCGCATGACCTGTTTCGGAGGGAATAGTTGAACAGTTCCCTGCTAAAGAGGAAATATTATTGCGCAACCAAGCTAATGCACTGATTTGATATTCAGCCCCATTAAAAAATGACCAATCCCGTCGTGCATCAAGACTTCGTTCAATTATTTCGCTTAATTGCGCTAATACTAATGACTTTCAGCATAAAAAAATTAAATTCGTGTTTATCGGAATATCGCTTAGTTCGCATTTTTGTTAAGCGGTTTAAGAAGCATAAATTTCTATGACAAAAAAAGAACCTAACCATATTGAGAGCCTGGTGCATAACCTGACGAGTTTCGTAGAAACACGCGTGGAATTGGCCAAATTACAAGTAGGTGAACAGGCTGCATATATCATTTCAAAAGCTCTGATCTTCATCGCGCTTATTGCCATCCTTTCCTTGTTTTTCCTGTTTGCCACCATTGCCCTCGGCTATTTCCTCAATGCCTTACTCGACAGTAGATATCTTGGCTTTGTGATTATTGCAGGAACCTATTTGCTGTTTGGAGTGATACTGATATGGAAGCAAAAAGCCATCTCTGCTACACTGATGAACTATTTCTATAAATTTATCGAAACCATGGAGGACGAAATCGATGGATAATACGCTCAAAACCAAATTCAACAAGCGCAAGGAAGCCCTGAAAGCTAAAAATAAGGTAGAGCTGATGGCCATTACCCACGACCTCAATGCGGTAAAAGACCACTCAGTTGCAGTGGGTAAAAAAGTGGTAAAAACCTCCGTAATGGTTGTTGGCGCTTATGCGGGCATCAAGGTGCTCTCGTTTTTAGGCAGAAGCCTCGGTGGCAGCAAGAAGAAAAAAGAACCCAAGGTGATTTATACTGCGCCACCAGTGGCCGCTTCTGAAAGCGAAAAAACCAATAATATTATCGGTGAGTCCATTAAAAGGTCCATTGCCGAGAACTTCATGTTTTTTCTGGTAAGTCTGGCTCGGAAAAAAATGCAAAATGAAATGAGTGACCGACCTGACTGATATGGATTTCCCGATATTAAAACAAATTCAGCAGCAAAGCCAGGCACAACACCCCATGCTTGCGGTATTAATCGACCCCGACAAGGCACAGGATCAAGAAGCACTGCGCCCGCTGATCCAGCATTGCAATCAGCATCAGGTAGATTTTATTTTTGTGGGAGGCAGCACCGTACAAAAAGGGCATACCTCCCAAACCGTTCAGTTCATCAAAGAAAACACCAAAATTCCAGTACTGCTGTTTCCTGGGCATTCCAACCAGATTTGTGAACAAGCCGATGCGCTTTTATTTCTTTCCCTGATTTCGGGCAGGAATCCCGAATTTTTGATCGGTCACCACATCAAAGCCGCCCAGACACTCAGGAAATGGCAGATGGAAACCATCCCGACAGGCTATTTACTCATTGATGGAGGAAGAATCACCTCCGTAGCTGCGGTATCTCAAACCATTCCACTGCCAGCAGATCAGGCAGAACTGATCGCCTCCACGGCCCTTGCAGGAACGCTTTTGGGCATGAAACTCATTTACCTTGAAGCAGGCAGCGGGGCACTGCAAGCCGTTACCGAAGAGGTCATCAGCCTGAGCAAACAACAGCTTGATGTACCATTAATTGTTGGGGGAGGCATTAATAATGCTGAAAAAGCACAGCGTGCATGGCAGGCTGGCGCAGATATTATTGTGATGGGCAACAGCCTGGAGCAAACGCCAGATTTATTGCCGAAAATCATAGAAATACGACAAAATTTTAGGGAAAAGACTGAAATTCAGCCGAATATTTATTAATATCAACAACAATTTTTCCCCGCCACAATCAGGATTTTTTGACTTAATCAATACTTGCCATGGACAATACTAAAATTCTCATGCTCGGATGGGAATTCCCACCGATACTCAACGGAGGATTGGGCATCGCTTCGCTTGGGCTATGCAAAGCACTGAGCCAGTATGCACAAATCAGTTTAATTCTGCCAAGAGCAAATGAAGTTCATCAGATTGAAAAAATGAAAATCTATGGACTTGATGAAGTCAATATCAAGGAGTATTTCGAGGTAGAAGAGCAGGAACAATACACGGAGTTTGTCAAAAAAATCCATTATGTTGATACCGAACTCGACCCTTACAGTGGTATCGTAAAAACGATCCCCGTAGCCTACGAGCAGGCCATTCAGCACCAGCGAACACGGCGTAAAACACACATCAGGTACCGCAGCAGCACCATCACCTTGCCGCCCAAAACGGTTGAAAAACTGGTGCCTTTGGCCATTAATCCAATAGCATCCCCCGATCTTCAAAATGTTTTTCAGGTGGGGCCAGTGTATGGCAATAACCTCCTTCAGAAAGTTAAAGCTTATACCGCTTACATTGATGTGATCTCTGATTCGTTTGAATTTGACGTCATTCATGCCCATGACTGGATGACCTTCTTAGCGGGAATGGCCCTGAAAGAGAAGACAGGCAAGCCTTTGGTAGCGCATATTCATTCTCTTCAATATGACCGTAGCGGACTTACTCAGCAGGACTTCATCACAGATATTGAACGCCGAATTTGCCAACATGCTGATCGCATCATTACCGTCAGTAAATATACCGCAGGCAAACTCATTCAGGAATATAACTGTGATGTCCGTAAAATAAAGCATATCCACAATGGCATTTCGTGGAACAAAAAAATCATCGAAAAACGGCCTTTTCCCTTCCCTTTGGTGCTCTTCGCTGGGCGTATCACACAACAGAAAAACCCGCTAATGTTCCTGCGCATGGCCAAGCAGGTGCTGGCAGCAATTCCGAACGTTCGGTTTATGATGATTGGCGATGGCGATTTGTGGCAGGAAACCATTGAGCAGGCTGCTGTACCTGAACTGATTGGGCGGTGCATTTTCACGGGTCAGCTCCCTCATGAAAAAGTGTTGGAAGCCTACGCAAGTGCTCAGGTATATTGCCTGACGTCCAATTCAGAACCTTTCGGGCTCACGGCTCTTGAAGCGGCAAAAACAGGCATTCCTGTGGTTTTAACTGCTCGGTCGGGGATTAGCGAAATTCTGAAAGACACGCCCACCGTGCCCATTAATGCGGCAGAAAGCATGGCCAATGCAGTCGTTCATTTATTGCAGGATCAGGCCTATGCCGACCATGTTGTTACGCAGAATTTTATGGCCCTGAAAAACAGCACCTGGGGAGAAGCGGCCCGAAAAGTGCTGAAACTTTATGAACAGGTATTGCCTAAGCAACAGGCCGTACCGCTCCCTTCGGTTTATTCGTCAAGTTCCACCCACAAACCCACGGCCAATGTACTTTGAAGCACCCAAAAAGATCGTCCTCCACTGGCAAATTCACCAGCCACTTCCTCTCCGTGAAAGCAACTTTTTCACCTGGGGAAAATCAGCCAAAATCTTTGAGGAGGCGCAGGCTGAACAGCATCTGAAAACATGGTGGAAAAATGACGGGCAGTGGTTTTTTCAGCAAATCAAGCTGCTGAAAGAAAGTGGTGCTTTTCATATCGCACTAAACGTCTCTGGAATAACGCTCGAACAATGGCAGCAATGGTGCCCTGAAGCGATCAGTGCATTAAAACTGGCGGTGGAAGCTCAGGCAGTAACCCTCACTACAGGGCCGTATTATTTCGGACTGACCTACTTACTTTCTGCGGAAGAGCTCCGTGCGCAGGTCATCAAACATCAGCAACTGATAAAATCGCTGTTCCACGTCAGTGCCAATACTTATTGCGGGCCTGCACAGCTTTTTCAGGAAGAAATGCTTCCCACCCTTCGGGAGCTGGGTATTCAGCAGATATTAACGGCTGGTCTCAGCTATCCGAACAATCAGTTCCATGAATGTGGGCTTGAAAATTTGCACCTGCTGGCCTCGAATGCAGGCATATCGCATCAGGTAAATTACCAAAGCAGTACTTTGCTTGAGCAAACGGGCACGGCAGGTTTTATTGACTTTATGGCGCAAGAGGAAGGGGAGGGCATCCATTTATTTTTGGATGGTCAGGCTTTTAACGACACCCAGAAATGCCGCAGTATTTTTCACCTGATCGAGGCGATTAATACTGATGAGCGATTCGTATGGGACGATCTGTTTTCAGTAAAAACCATTCAATGTTCTTTCACCGACAGCCTTCCGAATATTTGGGGAGATATGCATATTTTACCGAAGCTCCTTCAGCCTAACAATATGCAGCATGCCTGCATGGATTTGGTTTACATGAAAGCACCCTCTTCGCAACAGCAGCTTTACCTACAGGCTATTGACCGCTTTTTGGCACTTGCAGAAACAGAACCAAAGCGCCACCGCTATTTTGCCAACCTGAACAACCTGATGAGTGAACACCTGCTAAATGAAGACCATCACTCCGCCAGCACATACAATGAAGCCTAACAGCCAGCCACTGTAAATTTCCTTTGGACTGTGCGCCCCAAGAAATAGCCGTGCCGTCATGGCAAGGCCTGTACACAGGAAAATAAAAATGAGGGCATGCAATCCGCCCACTGCAGGGGTAATGTACTGAAAGGTGAAGATAAAACCGAGCAAACCACCCCATCCAGCACTGTGTGCACTGATTTTGAAAAAAATCGTGATGCAGGACAATAATAGTAACAGGATGGCCATCATCACGATTGAGAGCCAAAAAGCACCTGAAAGCCCCCATTGGCTGTTGAGCATATAGACGGTCAGGCCATAAAACAGGGTCATGAAGAAAAAGGGCATAACCCGCTCTTCCTTGCTTTCCATTTGCAAAGCCTTGACCAGTTTTCGTGACCACTTCATGACGATAATGGCGGCCAATGGCAGCAGGAAAGTAATGACAAAGATGATCCCGACAAATTTAATGTTCAAAACCTGCGGAGGAAGTTCCACTAAAAATGGGTAATACCGAATGACAATCGCCGTAAAATAGGTACACATCAATAGCGGGTGAGTCAATATAGAAATAAATTGCGCAAAAAGGTGCGCTATCGAAATGCCTTTAGGCTTACTGTTTGGCAGAGTGTCCACTTGGTACAACAAGATTTGCTTTCTTAATAAAAATAAATCGCTTTCTTTCCCTTCATCAACGAAAGTAGAAAGAAAGCGAGTAGGGTATTCATCTATAATTTGAGGCGTTAAATTACAACTGCTTGCGGAGTCGTGCAACAGGAATATTCAACTGCTCCCGATATTTTGCCACTGTACGTCGGGCAATTTTGTAACCACGCTCTTTCAACAGCTTCTCCAGCTTGTCATCAGAAAGCGGTTTCTTTTTATCTTCTTTTTCAATCATCCCTTTGAGTACATGCTTCACCTCACGGCTCGAAACATCCTCACCGGTATCTGTCGTGATCCCTTCGGAGAAGAAATACTTCAGTGGGAAAATGCCAAACTCTGTCTGAATAGCCTTACTGTTGGCAACACGCGAAACTGTCGAGATATCCATTTCAATCTTATCGGCAATATCTTTCAGAATCATCGGTCTGAGTTTTGCCTCATCACCCGTCAGGAAAAAATCATGCTGATGAACCATAATGCAGCCCATGGTGTTCAGGAGCGTTTCTTGTCGTTGGCGAATGGCATCAATAAACCACTTGGCCGCATCAAGTTTCTGCTTCACAAACATCACCGTATCGCGGAGTTTTTTATCCTTCTTATCGCTCTTATCGTAGGCGTCCATCATTTCAGCATACGAACGACTCACCTTCAGGTCAGGGGCATTTTTGGAATTCAGCGTCAGGTCAAGCTTACCGTTGTCGTTGGTCAGGATAAAATCAGGAATCAGGTATTGGTTCTTCACCAGCCCATCGGTAATACCGCCTGGCTTGGGATTCAACCGCACGATGGTCTCCATGGCATCACGAAGGCGATCTTCCTCCTTGATGTTCAGCCGTCGCATAATTTTCTCGTAATGCTTTTTGGTAAAATCATTGAAGGATTCTTCAATAATACGGATGGCGTCCTGTGTGGCCTCATCAGGCTCCTGTCTTCTTTTAAGCTGAATCAACAGACATTCCTGAAGATCCCGCGCCGCAATGCCGGCAGGGTCAAAGGACTGAATCTGTACCAAAACTTCCTCGAGTTCTTCAAGGGAGGTTTCGATATTTCTTGAGAAGGCCAAATCATTCACAATCATCTCCAGATCACGACGAATGTAGCCGTCATTTTCTATACTGCCAATGAGCTGTTCGCCCAAAAGCCGCTGATGATCCGAAAGCCTCAAAAAGCTCAGCTGATCTTTCAGTTGCTCCTGAAGGGTGGTCATCGAAGAGATCGGGATATCCTTATCCTCTTCATCGCCATTGCCATCGCCATACATTTTATAACCACTGAAATCATCATGAAGGTATTCCTCCACACTGATTTCATTGTCCATATATTCGTCGCCGCTTTCAGGTGCTTCATAGTCGTCCTGCGCATAAAGTTCATCGGCTTCATCGCGACCCTCTTCCAAAGCTGGATTCGCCTCCAATTCCTCTTCCACACGAGCTTCGAGCTCTGCTGTCGGCACCTGCAACAACTTAATAAACTGGATTTGTTGCGGAGATAGCTTCTGTGATAACGATTGCGTTAGTCCTAATTTTTGCATATTCGTCTATGGTTTTACCTCAAGTAATCAAATTAAGGCAAGATTTTTGTTAAGGCGTGCATCCACCCTCATATTTTTATTCAATTTAAATAAAATCTCGATGTTTTCTAATCGGTTTTTTACCTTTGATACCTATTTATACACACAAGAGCCTCTAAAAGTTCAGTATTTATGATGAAAAAAAACTGACGGCTCAATTTTGGTGAGATTTTTGATAAGTGGCCGACAACCCTTGATTTTCACCTCATTTCGCTTTTAAATATTACACCTTTTTTACATTAACGACGGTAAAGGGCTGCCTGCCATGGTGTTTGATATCAAATTAATTCTTGGAAAATTTATCCTGAAGAAGAATTTATCACCCGATTTCATCGATCTTTCTTACAAATCGGCAAAATATCAAGCTATCTGATTGATAAAACGCATTGAAAGTATTTCTTTTGTTCATTGGTTTGCGGTGAGTATAAGCGAGCAAATCATGTAATTTGAACGAATAAACTTTGTGTAAAGTGGCAGAATCAAAAAGGACTAAAATAAAATCCCTGCTTCGTGGTGAGCAGGTAGATGTGGACGTTCGCGTTAAAGGATGGGTACGAACAAAACGTGGCAATAAAAGCGTTTCATTCATCGCCCTTAACGACGGATCGTGTCTTGCAAACCTTCAGATTGTTGCTGACCCTAATAATATCACTGAGGATATTCTTAAGCGCATCAGCACAGGTGCCTGTATTTCCGCAGAAGGTAAATTAGTAGCTTCACAAGGGGCAGGTCAAAAAGTAGAGTTGGTCGCTTCTGCCATTGAGGTATTAGGAGAAGCAGACCCTGAATCATATCCATTACAGCCAAAACGACACTCTTTGGAGTTCATGCGTGAGATCGCTCACTTGCGTCCGCGTTCCAATACTTTTGGCGCCATTATGCGTGTACGCCATGCGATGATCTTCGCTGTTCACCAATTCTTCAACCAAAAAGGGTTTGTGAACGTGCATACGCCGATCATTACAGGTTCGGATGCCGAAGGTGCTGGAGAGATGTTCCGTGTAACCACTTTGGATCAGAAGAATCTTCCAACCACCGAAGATGGGGAAATCGACTACAAACAAGATTTCTTCGGAAAAGAAACCAACCTGACCGTTTCTGGGCAGTTGGAGGCAGAACTTGGGGCAATGGCACTGGGTGAAGTTTATACTTTCGGCCCAACTTTCCGTGCCGAGAATTCAAATACTACTCGCCACTTGGCAGAGTTCTGGATGATTGAGCCTGAGGTGGCTTTCAATGATTTGGAAGACAATATGGACCTGGCGGAAGATTTCTTGAAATTCTTGGCCAAGTATGCTTTGGACAATTGCCGCGAGGACTTGGAGTTCTTGAAAGATCGTGCGTTGCAGGAAGAGAAAAACCTGCCTGCCGATAAAAAGAACGAAATGAACTTGATTGAGCGTTTGGAGTTTGTAGCAAACAACGACTTCCAGCGTTTGACCTATACAGAGGCTATCGATATTTTGAAAAACTCGAAGCCGAACAAAAAAGGTCGCTTCCAGTACAAGATCGAAGAGTGGGGTGCTGACTTGCAGTCGGAGCACGAGCGTTTCTTGGTGGAAAAACACTTCAAGAAGCCTGTTATCCTTACGGATTACCCAGCCAATATCAAGGCATTCTACATGCGTTTGAATGAAGACGGTAAAACGGTTGCTGCAATGGACATTCTGTTCCCTGGCATTGGTGAGATCGTTGGCGGTTCGCAGCGTGAGGAACGTTATGAAGTATTGGTAGAGAAAGTAAAAGCGATGGGCATTCCTGAGGAGCACGTTTGGTGGTACTTGGATACCCGTAAATTCGGAACAGCACCACACGCAGGTTTCGGTTTGGGCTTTGAGCGTTTGATTCTATTCGTAACAGGAATGACCAACATCCGTGACGTAATTCCTTTCCCACGTTTCCCAGGATCTGCAGAATTTTAATTCGAACAGATTTTAAGAATATACAAAGAGCAAGGCTTTCAAAGTCTTGCTTTTTTTATACCCTAATAAGTCGATTGACAAATATTGATTATATTCCATCATATTAATCATAGCGGTCACAACTTTTAGATGGGTACACACCCTGATTCTTTAAGTATAAGACAAATATCCCCTCGTAGCTGTACGGATACACCTGTGTGTGTACCTAATTCATTCAATATGGAACTAATTGGGGCAGATACAGTGATTAAGTAAAACGCT is a window from the Persicobacter psychrovividus genome containing:
- a CDS encoding glycosyltransferase, which gives rise to MDNTKILMLGWEFPPILNGGLGIASLGLCKALSQYAQISLILPRANEVHQIEKMKIYGLDEVNIKEYFEVEEQEQYTEFVKKIHYVDTELDPYSGIVKTIPVAYEQAIQHQRTRRKTHIRYRSSTITLPPKTVEKLVPLAINPIASPDLQNVFQVGPVYGNNLLQKVKAYTAYIDVISDSFEFDVIHAHDWMTFLAGMALKEKTGKPLVAHIHSLQYDRSGLTQQDFITDIERRICQHADRIITVSKYTAGKLIQEYNCDVRKIKHIHNGISWNKKIIEKRPFPFPLVLFAGRITQQKNPLMFLRMAKQVLAAIPNVRFMMIGDGDLWQETIEQAAVPELIGRCIFTGQLPHEKVLEAYASAQVYCLTSNSEPFGLTALEAAKTGIPVVLTARSGISEILKDTPTVPINAAESMANAVVHLLQDQAYADHVVTQNFMALKNSTWGEAARKVLKLYEQVLPKQQAVPLPSVYSSSSTHKPTANVL
- the rpoN gene encoding RNA polymerase factor sigma-54 translates to MQKLGLTQSLSQKLSPQQIQFIKLLQVPTAELEARVEEELEANPALEEGRDEADELYAQDDYEAPESGDEYMDNEISVEEYLHDDFSGYKMYGDGNGDEEDKDIPISSMTTLQEQLKDQLSFLRLSDHQRLLGEQLIGSIENDGYIRRDLEMIVNDLAFSRNIETSLEELEEVLVQIQSFDPAGIAARDLQECLLIQLKRRQEPDEATQDAIRIIEESFNDFTKKHYEKIMRRLNIKEEDRLRDAMETIVRLNPKPGGITDGLVKNQYLIPDFILTNDNGKLDLTLNSKNAPDLKVSRSYAEMMDAYDKSDKKDKKLRDTVMFVKQKLDAAKWFIDAIRQRQETLLNTMGCIMVHQHDFFLTGDEAKLRPMILKDIADKIEMDISTVSRVANSKAIQTEFGIFPLKYFFSEGITTDTGEDVSSREVKHVLKGMIEKEDKKKPLSDDKLEKLLKERGYKIARRTVAKYREQLNIPVARLRKQL
- the asnS gene encoding asparagine--tRNA ligase; its protein translation is MAESKRTKIKSLLRGEQVDVDVRVKGWVRTKRGNKSVSFIALNDGSCLANLQIVADPNNITEDILKRISTGACISAEGKLVASQGAGQKVELVASAIEVLGEADPESYPLQPKRHSLEFMREIAHLRPRSNTFGAIMRVRHAMIFAVHQFFNQKGFVNVHTPIITGSDAEGAGEMFRVTTLDQKNLPTTEDGEIDYKQDFFGKETNLTVSGQLEAELGAMALGEVYTFGPTFRAENSNTTRHLAEFWMIEPEVAFNDLEDNMDLAEDFLKFLAKYALDNCREDLEFLKDRALQEEKNLPADKKNEMNLIERLEFVANNDFQRLTYTEAIDILKNSKPNKKGRFQYKIEEWGADLQSEHERFLVEKHFKKPVILTDYPANIKAFYMRLNEDGKTVAAMDILFPGIGEIVGGSQREERYEVLVEKVKAMGIPEEHVWWYLDTRKFGTAPHAGFGLGFERLILFVTGMTNIRDVIPFPRFPGSAEF